The following proteins come from a genomic window of Bradyrhizobium paxllaeri:
- a CDS encoding cupin domain-containing protein, with protein MKIRTIIAATCAAFAFSMAAHDSEAQTVTKNFEAVIPNIPGKSLLALEVDYAPGAASPSHTHAKSAFIYAYVISGVIESKVNDGEKRIYRAGESWSEPPGATHSISRNASKTEPAKLLAVFVLDTNDNPLTTPIK; from the coding sequence GTGAAGATCCGAACCATTATCGCCGCCACCTGCGCCGCCTTCGCCTTCTCAATGGCCGCCCATGATAGCGAAGCGCAAACCGTTACGAAGAACTTCGAGGCGGTCATTCCCAATATCCCTGGCAAGTCGCTGCTCGCCCTGGAGGTCGATTACGCGCCGGGCGCGGCCTCTCCGTCCCACACCCACGCGAAGTCAGCTTTCATCTACGCCTACGTGATCTCGGGCGTGATCGAGTCGAAGGTGAATGACGGCGAGAAGCGCATCTATCGGGCAGGTGAGAGCTGGTCGGAACCGCCGGGCGCGACCCATTCGATCAGCCGCAACGCGAGCAAGACAGAGCCGGCAAAGCTGCTCGCTGTCTTCGTCCTCGACACCAATGACAACCCGCTGACCACGCCCATCAAATAA